The Desulfovulcanus ferrireducens genome has a window encoding:
- a CDS encoding PSP1 domain-containing protein, which translates to MNPTPPVDSTNSKKIVGIKFRESGPVYYFLASPFVINEGDKVIVKTEEGLGLGTVVITRDSLPEGFKEEDLKSVFRLANEEDLKIVAENKVLAKEAFAFCKKCIEKHDLPMKLVDVEVYFDRSKMIFYFTAPMRIDFRELVKDLVRQYRTRIELRQIGVRHETQMLGGVGNCGQVCCCRRFLRKFEPVTIKMAKDQNLFLNPAKISGVCGRLLCCLAFEQDHYAEFQKKLPKMGKRYQTDQGMLRVIRANIFRDTITVLNEEGKELEIKMKDWQAMVKK; encoded by the coding sequence ATGAACCCAACACCCCCCGTAGACTCAACAAACTCAAAAAAAATAGTAGGTATTAAATTCAGGGAATCAGGGCCGGTTTATTATTTTCTGGCCAGTCCTTTTGTAATCAATGAAGGTGATAAGGTAATCGTAAAAACAGAAGAGGGGTTGGGACTAGGGACTGTGGTTATAACCCGTGACAGTCTGCCGGAAGGCTTTAAGGAGGAAGATTTAAAATCTGTCTTTCGTTTGGCTAATGAAGAAGATTTAAAAATCGTAGCGGAGAATAAGGTCTTGGCTAAAGAAGCATTTGCTTTTTGTAAGAAGTGCATCGAGAAACATGACCTGCCCATGAAGCTGGTGGACGTGGAAGTCTATTTCGACCGGAGCAAGATGATTTTTTATTTTACCGCGCCCATGCGCATAGATTTTCGTGAGCTGGTCAAGGATTTGGTTCGCCAATATCGGACCAGGATCGAGTTACGCCAGATTGGCGTACGCCATGAAACCCAGATGCTCGGGGGAGTAGGTAATTGCGGACAAGTCTGCTGTTGCCGCCGTTTTCTTCGCAAATTTGAGCCGGTGACCATAAAAATGGCCAAGGACCAGAACCTGTTTTTAAATCCTGCCAAAATTTCAGGTGTTTGTGGTCGATTATTATGTTGTCTGGCGTTCGAGCAGGATCACTATGCCGAATTTCAAAAAAAGTTGCCCAAGATGGGCAAGCGCTACCAAACAGATCAAGGCATGTTGCGCGTCATCAGAGCGAATATTTTCCGCGATACAATCACTGTCTTGAATGAAGAAGGCAAGGAACTGGAA